In one window of Streptomyces sp. NBC_01224 DNA:
- the rpmE gene encoding 50S ribosomal protein L31, giving the protein MKRDIHPEYVETQVSCTCGASFTTRSTIDGGTIRADVCSECHPFYTGKQKILDTGGRVARFEARFGKAAGSASK; this is encoded by the coding sequence TTGAAGCGCGACATTCACCCCGAGTACGTCGAGACGCAGGTCAGCTGCACCTGTGGCGCGTCGTTCACGACCCGGAGCACCATCGACGGCGGCACCATCCGCGCCGACGTCTGCTCCGAGTGCCACCCGTTCTACACGGGCAAGCAGAAGATCCTCGACACCGGTGGCCGTGTGGCCCGCTTCGAGGCCCGCTTCGGCAAGGCTGCCGGCTCCGCCAGCAAGTAG
- a CDS encoding LCP family protein — translation MTEQSGSGGRIRPTGKRRKRPSRRRRATLIAVWTLAGAVVVGGGGLGYAYFKLNGNLKAVDINAALGKNRPDNIDNGSEDILVLGSDSRSGANSKYGADEGTARSDTAMVVHINKGHKSASVVSVPRDTLITRPDCTSDTTGQSVAGEQRAMFNTAYEVGGPACAVKTVESMSGIRMDHYLEVDFTGFKKLIDELGGVKITTTKAINDSKSHLNLEPGTHTLDGEQSLGLVRTRKSVGDGSDLGRIQLQQAFIKALMEQAKSVGVFSNPKTLFDLADTATKAITTDSDLGSVTQLTGFANGLKGLGSKNVHMVTLPVQYDPADPNRVVPLEESAQQVWTALKHDKAIPASATEKSAGDKGVAGGIVQ, via the coding sequence ATGACCGAGCAGAGCGGGAGCGGCGGCCGAATACGCCCCACCGGCAAACGCCGGAAGAGGCCTTCCCGTCGCCGCAGGGCGACGTTGATCGCCGTCTGGACCCTGGCCGGTGCCGTGGTCGTCGGTGGCGGCGGGCTCGGATACGCCTACTTCAAGCTCAACGGCAATCTCAAGGCCGTCGACATCAACGCGGCGCTCGGAAAGAACCGCCCCGACAACATCGACAACGGCTCCGAGGACATCCTCGTACTCGGCTCGGACTCCCGCTCCGGCGCGAACTCGAAGTACGGCGCCGACGAGGGCACGGCCCGTTCCGACACCGCGATGGTCGTGCACATCAACAAGGGCCACAAGAGCGCCTCCGTCGTCTCCGTCCCGCGCGACACCCTCATCACCCGCCCCGACTGCACCAGTGACACCACGGGGCAGAGCGTCGCGGGCGAGCAGCGCGCGATGTTCAACACGGCGTACGAGGTCGGCGGACCGGCCTGCGCGGTCAAGACCGTCGAGTCCATGTCCGGCATCCGCATGGACCACTACCTCGAAGTCGACTTCACCGGCTTCAAGAAGCTCATAGACGAGCTGGGCGGCGTGAAGATCACCACCACCAAGGCGATCAACGACTCCAAGAGCCATCTGAATCTCGAACCCGGCACCCACACGCTCGACGGCGAGCAGTCGCTGGGCCTCGTCCGCACCCGCAAGAGCGTCGGCGACGGCAGCGACCTCGGCCGCATCCAGCTCCAGCAGGCGTTCATCAAGGCGCTGATGGAACAGGCCAAGAGCGTCGGGGTGTTCTCGAACCCGAAGACTCTCTTCGACCTCGCGGACACGGCGACAAAGGCCATCACCACCGACTCCGACCTGGGTTCGGTCACGCAGCTCACCGGCTTCGCGAACGGCCTCAAGGGGCTCGGCTCGAAGAACGTCCACATGGTCACCCTGCCCGTGCAGTACGACCCGGCCGACCCGAACCGCGTCGTACCGCTGGAGGAGTCCGCCCAGCAGGTGTGGACGGCGCTCAAGCACGACAAGGCCATCCCCGCCTCCGCCACCGAGAAGTCGGCGGGCGACAAGGGCGTCGCGGGCGGCATCGTCCAGTGA
- the rho gene encoding transcription termination factor Rho: MSDTTDLMGVTADKSVDSAAPAEGAATGTTARRRRSGTGLDGMVLAELQQVASGLGIKGTARMRKGQLIEVIKEAQAGSSAAPKAAAPAADAETKPKRRATSKARTGDESAAAAPAEKAAAQQQIDIPGQPASDDQPTGERRRRRATAQAGSPESKAEGKPAAEVKAETQAEPKSDDRADAKAEAAADTAEGRRGDRQDRGQRGDRQERGERRDRQRDRRGKGDEQGGGQGQQGGQRQQRQGQGQQGGGPQDDGYDDEAGGRRGRRGRYRDRRGRRGREDFASEVPVSDDDVLIPVAGILDILDNYAFIRTSGYLPGPNDVYVSLAQVRKNGLRKGDHVTGAVRQPKDGERREKFNALVRLDSVNGMAPETGRGRPEFQKLTPLYPQDRLRLETDSNVLTTRIIDLVAPIGKGQRGLIVAPPKTGKTMILQAIANAITVNSPECHLMVVLVDERPEEVTDMQRSVKGEVISSTFDRPAEDHTTVAELAIERAKRLVELGHDVVVLLDSITRLGRAYNLAAPASGRILSGGVDSTALYPPKRFFGAARNIEDGGSLTILATALVETGSRMDEVIFEEFKGTGNMELKLDRKLSDKRIFPAVDVDASSTRKEEILLGSDELAIVWKLRRVLHALDQQQAIELLLDRMKKTQSNAEFLLQIQKTTPAPGNGND; the protein is encoded by the coding sequence GTGAGCGACACCACCGATCTGATGGGCGTGACTGCCGACAAGAGCGTCGACAGCGCCGCGCCCGCCGAAGGTGCTGCCACTGGCACCACCGCACGGCGCCGCCGCTCCGGCACCGGCCTTGACGGCATGGTCCTGGCCGAGCTGCAGCAGGTCGCGTCCGGCCTCGGCATCAAGGGCACTGCGCGTATGCGCAAGGGCCAGCTGATCGAGGTCATCAAGGAGGCGCAGGCCGGTAGCTCCGCCGCGCCCAAGGCCGCCGCGCCCGCCGCGGATGCCGAGACGAAGCCGAAGCGCCGTGCCACCTCCAAGGCGCGCACCGGGGACGAGTCCGCGGCCGCCGCGCCCGCCGAGAAGGCTGCCGCGCAGCAGCAGATCGACATCCCCGGCCAGCCGGCCAGTGACGACCAGCCCACGGGTGAGCGTCGTCGGCGCCGTGCGACCGCTCAGGCGGGCAGCCCGGAGAGCAAGGCGGAGGGCAAGCCGGCCGCCGAGGTCAAGGCGGAGACACAGGCCGAGCCGAAGAGCGACGACCGCGCCGACGCCAAGGCCGAAGCCGCCGCCGACACGGCCGAGGGCCGTCGGGGCGACCGCCAGGACCGCGGCCAGCGGGGCGACCGTCAGGAGCGCGGGGAGCGCCGCGACCGTCAGCGTGATCGCCGCGGCAAGGGCGACGAGCAGGGCGGTGGCCAGGGCCAGCAGGGCGGCCAGCGCCAGCAGCGCCAGGGCCAGGGCCAGCAGGGCGGCGGCCCGCAGGACGACGGTTACGACGACGAGGCAGGCGGTCGTCGCGGTCGTCGCGGCCGCTACCGCGACCGCCGTGGCCGCCGTGGCCGCGAGGACTTCGCCAGCGAGGTCCCCGTCTCCGACGACGACGTCCTGATCCCCGTCGCGGGCATCCTGGACATCCTCGACAACTACGCGTTCATCCGGACCTCCGGCTACCTGCCGGGCCCGAACGACGTATACGTCTCGCTCGCCCAGGTCCGCAAGAACGGCCTGCGCAAGGGTGACCACGTCACCGGTGCGGTGCGCCAGCCCAAGGACGGCGAGCGCCGCGAGAAGTTCAACGCGCTGGTCCGCCTCGACTCGGTCAACGGCATGGCGCCCGAAACCGGTCGCGGACGCCCGGAGTTCCAGAAGCTGACCCCGCTCTACCCGCAGGACCGGCTCCGTCTGGAGACCGACTCCAACGTCCTGACGACGCGGATCATCGACCTGGTCGCACCGATCGGCAAGGGCCAGCGAGGCCTGATCGTGGCCCCGCCGAAGACCGGCAAGACCATGATCCTGCAGGCGATCGCCAACGCGATCACCGTCAACAGCCCCGAGTGCCACCTGATGGTCGTCCTGGTCGACGAGCGTCCGGAAGAGGTCACCGACATGCAGCGGTCGGTGAAGGGCGAGGTCATCTCCTCGACCTTCGACCGTCCCGCCGAGGACCACACCACCGTCGCCGAGCTGGCCATCGAGCGCGCCAAGCGTCTCGTCGAGCTGGGTCACGACGTGGTCGTCCTGCTGGACTCGATCACCCGCCTCGGCCGTGCGTACAACCTCGCCGCCCCGGCATCCGGCCGCATCCTGTCCGGTGGTGTCGACTCGACCGCGCTGTACCCGCCGAAGCGCTTCTTCGGTGCCGCGCGCAACATCGAGGACGGCGGTTCGCTGACCATCCTGGCCACCGCGCTCGTCGAGACCGGCTCGCGCATGGACGAGGTGATCTTCGAGGAGTTCAAGGGCACCGGCAACATGGAGCTCAAGCTCGACCGGAAGCTCTCGGACAAGCGCATCTTCCCGGCGGTGGACGTCGACGCGTCCAGCACCCGTAAGGAAGAAATCCTGCTCGGCAGCGACGAGTTGGCCATTGTCTGGAAGCTGCGCCGGGTGCTGCACGCGCTCGACCAGCAGCAGGCGATCGAGCTCCTCCTGGACCGGATGAAGAAGACCCAGTCCAACGCGGAGTTCCTGCTCCAGATCCAGAAGACGACGCCGGCTCCGGGCAACGGCAACGACTGA
- the thrB gene encoding homoserine kinase: MAGPAFRAAAVRVRVPATSANLGPGFDAFGLSLGLYDDVVVRVADSGLHIDIAGEGADTLPRDESHLLVRSMRTAFDLLGGQPRGLEIVCANRIPHGRGLGSSSAAICAGIVAARAVTTGGDARLDDAALLELATEIEGHPDNVAACLLGGFTLAWMDGGSARAIRMDPADSIVPVVFVPSKPVLTETARGLLPRTVPHVDAAFNAGRSALLVEALTRHPELLLTATEDRLHQEYRAPAMPQSVELVNRLRADGVPAVISGAGPTVLALAEDGAADKVAQLAGEGWAADRLTLDAPGASVLPLAP, translated from the coding sequence ATGGCCGGTCCCGCCTTCCGAGCCGCCGCCGTCCGGGTGCGCGTCCCTGCGACCAGCGCCAACCTGGGCCCGGGTTTCGACGCCTTCGGCCTGTCGCTGGGGCTGTACGACGACGTCGTCGTCCGCGTGGCGGACTCCGGACTGCACATCGACATCGCGGGTGAGGGCGCGGACACGCTGCCCCGCGACGAGAGCCACCTCCTCGTACGCTCCATGCGCACGGCCTTCGACCTGCTCGGCGGACAGCCCCGCGGCCTGGAGATCGTCTGCGCCAACCGCATCCCGCACGGGCGCGGCCTCGGCTCCTCCTCCGCCGCCATCTGCGCCGGCATCGTCGCCGCGCGCGCCGTGACGACCGGCGGTGACGCCCGGCTCGACGACGCCGCACTGCTGGAACTCGCCACCGAGATCGAGGGCCACCCCGACAATGTCGCGGCCTGCCTGCTCGGTGGGTTCACACTTGCCTGGATGGACGGCGGATCGGCCCGCGCCATCAGGATGGATCCCGCAGATTCCATCGTTCCGGTGGTTTTCGTCCCGAGCAAGCCGGTCCTGACCGAGACCGCCCGCGGACTGCTGCCGCGCACGGTGCCGCATGTCGACGCCGCCTTCAACGCAGGCCGTTCCGCGCTCCTCGTCGAGGCCCTGACCCGACACCCCGAGCTGCTGCTCACCGCCACCGAGGACCGGCTGCACCAGGAGTACCGCGCCCCGGCGATGCCGCAGAGCGTGGAACTCGTGAACCGACTGCGCGCCGACGGCGTCCCCGCAGTCATCTCCGGTGCCGGGCCGACGGTGCTCGCACTGGCCGAGGACGGTGCGGCCGACAAGGTCGCACAGCTGGCGGGCGAGGGATGGGCGGCCGATCGGCTCACTCTCGACGCCCCGGGTGCGAGTGTGCTGCCGCTCGCCCCGTAG
- the thrC gene encoding threonine synthase, whose translation MTSKGTHQWRGIIEEYRDRLPVTSATPVVTLREGGTPLVPAQVLSERTGCEVHLKVEGANPTGSFKDRGMTMAITRAKEEGAQAVICASTGNTSASAAAYAVRAGMVCAVLVPQGKIALGKMGQALVHGAKILQVDGNFDDCLTLARSLSDNYPVALVNSVNPVRIEGQKTAAFEIVDALGDAPDIHVLPVGNAGNITAYWKGYKEYAGDSMSTHTPRMWGFQASGSAPIVRGEIVKDPSTIATAIRIGNPASWQYALDARDESGGFIDEVTDRQILAAYRLLAAQEGVFVEPASAASVAGLLKAAEEGKVDPGQKIVCTVTGNGLKDPDWAVAGAPQPVTVPVDAATAAEKLGLA comes from the coding sequence ATGACCAGCAAGGGCACCCACCAGTGGCGCGGCATCATCGAGGAGTACCGGGACCGCCTTCCGGTCACGAGCGCGACGCCGGTCGTCACGCTTCGTGAGGGCGGTACACCGCTCGTCCCCGCTCAGGTCCTCTCCGAGCGCACGGGCTGCGAGGTGCACCTCAAGGTCGAGGGCGCCAACCCCACCGGCTCCTTCAAGGACCGCGGTATGACGATGGCGATCACCCGGGCCAAGGAGGAGGGCGCACAGGCTGTCATCTGTGCCTCCACCGGCAATACCTCCGCCTCCGCCGCCGCGTACGCGGTGCGGGCCGGCATGGTCTGCGCCGTCCTCGTGCCGCAGGGCAAGATCGCGCTCGGCAAGATGGGCCAGGCGCTCGTGCACGGAGCCAAGATCCTCCAGGTCGACGGCAATTTCGACGACTGCCTGACGCTGGCCCGCTCGCTCTCGGACAACTACCCGGTGGCGCTGGTCAATTCGGTCAACCCGGTCCGTATCGAGGGTCAGAAGACCGCCGCGTTCGAGATTGTCGACGCACTCGGCGACGCCCCGGACATCCATGTCCTCCCGGTCGGCAATGCGGGCAACATCACCGCGTACTGGAAGGGCTACAAGGAGTACGCGGGCGACAGCATGTCCACGCACACCCCGCGCATGTGGGGCTTCCAGGCCTCCGGCTCCGCGCCGATCGTCCGCGGCGAGATCGTCAAGGACCCGTCGACCATCGCCACCGCGATCCGGATCGGCAACCCGGCCTCCTGGCAGTACGCGCTGGACGCCCGGGACGAATCGGGCGGTTTCATCGACGAGGTGACAGACCGCCAGATCCTGGCCGCCTACCGGCTGTTGGCCGCCCAGGAGGGTGTCTTCGTCGAGCCCGCCTCGGCCGCATCCGTCGCCGGTCTGCTGAAGGCCGCCGAAGAGGGCAAGGTCGACCCGGGTCAGAAGATCGTCTGCACGGTCACCGGCAACGGGCTCAAGGACCCCGACTGGGCCGTCGCGGGCGCTCCGCAGCCGGTCACGGTCCCGGTCGACGCGGCCACCGCCGCCGAGAAGCTGGGCCTCGCGTAG
- a CDS encoding homoserine dehydrogenase, with translation MMRTRPLKVALLGCGVVGSEVARIMTTHADDLAARIGAPIELAGVAVRRPSRVREGIDPALITTDATALVKRGDIDVVIEVIGGIEPARTLVTTAFEHGASVVSANKALLAEDGAALHAAAEQYGRDLYYEAAVAGAIPLVRPLRESLAGDKVNRVLGIVNGTTNFILDRMDTSGAGYSEALDEATALGYAEADPTADVEGFDAAAKAAILAGIAFHTRVRIGDVHREGITEVTAADIASARRMGCTVKLLAICERAADGQSVTARVHPAMIPLSHPLASVREAYNAVFVEAEAAGQLMFYGPGAGGSPTASAVLGDLVAVCRNKLNEATGPGESAYTRLPVSPMGDVVTRYHISLDVADKPGVLAQVATVFAEQGVSIDTVRQQGRNSGSGDEVAIEQGGGGRRAGGGGEASLVVVTHRAPDAALSATVEALRKLDTVRGVASIMRVEGE, from the coding sequence ATGATGCGTACGCGTCCGCTGAAGGTGGCGCTGCTGGGCTGTGGAGTGGTCGGCTCAGAGGTGGCGCGCATCATGACGACGCACGCCGACGACCTCGCCGCGCGCATCGGCGCGCCCATCGAGCTCGCCGGTGTCGCCGTGCGCCGGCCCTCCAGGGTGCGGGAGGGGATCGACCCCGCACTGATCACGACCGATGCGACAGCCCTGGTCAAACGGGGCGACATCGACGTCGTCATCGAGGTCATCGGCGGCATCGAGCCCGCCCGTACCCTCGTCACCACCGCCTTCGAGCACGGCGCGAGCGTCGTCTCCGCCAACAAGGCGCTGCTTGCCGAGGACGGCGCCGCGCTGCATGCCGCCGCCGAGCAGTACGGCCGGGACCTCTACTACGAGGCCGCCGTGGCCGGCGCCATCCCTCTCGTACGGCCGCTGCGCGAGTCTCTCGCCGGTGACAAGGTCAACCGGGTCCTCGGCATCGTGAACGGCACCACCAACTTCATCCTCGACCGGATGGACACGAGCGGGGCCGGATACTCCGAGGCGCTCGACGAGGCCACCGCCCTCGGATACGCCGAGGCCGACCCGACCGCCGACGTCGAGGGCTTCGACGCCGCCGCCAAGGCCGCGATCCTCGCCGGTATCGCCTTCCACACCCGGGTCAGGATCGGTGATGTGCACCGCGAGGGCATCACCGAGGTCACCGCCGCCGACATCGCCTCGGCCCGCCGCATGGGCTGCACCGTCAAGCTCCTCGCCATCTGCGAGCGTGCCGCCGACGGCCAGTCCGTCACCGCGCGTGTGCATCCGGCGATGATCCCGCTGAGCCACCCGCTGGCCTCTGTCCGTGAGGCGTACAACGCGGTCTTCGTCGAGGCCGAGGCGGCCGGACAGCTCATGTTCTACGGTCCCGGCGCCGGTGGCTCGCCGACCGCCTCCGCGGTCCTCGGCGACCTCGTCGCGGTCTGCCGCAACAAACTCAACGAGGCCACAGGTCCCGGCGAGTCCGCGTACACGCGCCTGCCGGTCAGCCCCATGGGCGACGTCGTCACGCGGTACCACATCAGCCTCGACGTGGCCGACAAGCCCGGCGTACTCGCCCAGGTCGCGACGGTCTTCGCCGAACAGGGCGTATCCATCGATACGGTACGCCAGCAAGGCCGGAATTCAGGCAGCGGTGACGAAGTCGCCATCGAGCAGGGTGGCGGCGGGCGACGGGCGGGCGGTGGTGGCGAGGCATCCCTCGTCGTCGTCACCCACCGCGCGCCCGACGCCGCCCTCTCGGCGACCGTCGAAGCGCTGCGCAAGCTCGACACCGTGCGCGGTGTCGCCAGCATCATGCGTGTTGAAGGGGAGTAA
- the lysA gene encoding diaminopimelate decarboxylase encodes MSRSAHPAGPRHADVMTEGHYTAPPADLNVLDEKVWARTVARDEDGAVTVGGIEVTRLAEEFGTPAYFLDESDFRARCRAWADAFGRDADVFYAGKAFLSRAIVRWLKEEGLNLDVCSGGELTCALDAGMPAERIAFHGNNKTVAEIERAVTVGVGRIVLDSFQEIARVAHIAQRLGKRQRVQIRVTVGVEAHTHEFIATAHEDQKFGIALAGGQAAEAVRRALALDGLELIGIHSHIGSQIFDMAGFEVSARRVVQLLAEVRDEHGIELPEIDLGGGLGIAYTSEDDPREPHEIAKALGDIVTRECEAAGLATPRISVEPGRAIVGPTAFTLYEVGTIKPLEGLRTYVSVDGGMSDNIRTALYDAEYSVALASRTSDAEPMLVRVVGKHCESGDIVVKDAFLPSDLAPGDLIAVPATGAYCRSMASNYNHALRPPVVAVCDGEARVIVRRETEEDLLRLDVG; translated from the coding sequence ATGAGCCGATCCGCACACCCCGCCGGGCCCCGTCACGCCGATGTCATGACGGAGGGGCACTACACGGCCCCGCCCGCCGATCTCAACGTCCTGGACGAGAAGGTCTGGGCCCGTACCGTCGCCCGTGACGAGGACGGTGCGGTCACCGTCGGCGGGATCGAAGTGACGCGACTGGCCGAGGAGTTCGGCACCCCCGCGTACTTCCTCGACGAGAGCGACTTCCGGGCCCGCTGCCGGGCCTGGGCCGATGCCTTCGGGCGGGACGCCGATGTGTTCTACGCCGGGAAGGCGTTCCTGTCGCGGGCGATCGTGCGCTGGCTCAAGGAAGAGGGGCTCAACCTCGACGTCTGCTCCGGGGGAGAGCTGACCTGCGCACTGGACGCCGGGATGCCCGCCGAGCGCATCGCCTTCCACGGCAACAACAAGACCGTCGCGGAGATCGAGCGGGCGGTAACCGTCGGCGTCGGGCGGATCGTGCTCGACTCCTTCCAGGAGATCGCCCGGGTCGCGCACATCGCGCAGCGGCTCGGCAAGCGGCAGCGCGTACAGATCCGGGTGACGGTCGGCGTCGAGGCGCACACCCACGAATTCATCGCCACCGCCCACGAGGACCAGAAGTTCGGCATCGCGCTGGCCGGGGGACAGGCCGCCGAGGCGGTGCGCCGGGCGCTCGCCCTCGACGGGCTCGAGCTCATCGGCATCCACTCGCACATCGGCTCGCAGATCTTCGACATGGCCGGCTTCGAGGTCTCGGCCCGGCGTGTGGTGCAACTGCTTGCCGAGGTGCGCGACGAGCACGGCATCGAGCTGCCCGAGATCGACCTGGGCGGCGGGCTGGGCATCGCCTACACCTCCGAGGACGACCCGCGCGAGCCGCACGAGATCGCCAAGGCGCTCGGTGACATCGTCACCCGCGAGTGCGAGGCGGCCGGGCTCGCCACCCCGCGGATCTCCGTCGAGCCGGGGCGCGCCATCGTCGGCCCCACCGCGTTCACGCTGTACGAGGTCGGCACCATCAAGCCCCTGGAGGGGCTGCGTACGTACGTCAGCGTCGACGGCGGCATGTCGGACAACATCCGCACCGCGCTCTACGACGCCGAGTACAGCGTCGCGCTCGCCTCGCGCACCTCGGACGCCGAGCCGATGCTCGTGCGCGTCGTCGGCAAGCACTGCGAGAGCGGCGACATCGTGGTCAAGGACGCGTTCCTGCCGTCCGACCTGGCGCCCGGCGATCTGATCGCCGTGCCCGCCACCGGCGCGTACTGCCGCTCCATGGCGAGCAACTACAACCATGCCCTGCGCCCGCCGGTCGTCGCCGTGTGCGACGGGGAGGCGCGAGTGATCGTCCGGCGCGAGACGGAGGAAGATCTCCTGCGTCTCGATGTCGGCTGA
- the nrtL gene encoding ArgS-related anticodon-binding protein NrtL: protein MTPADLSRTVLHAVRRAVDEDALRAPVPARVRVERTRPGGRGDYATAVALQLAKPAALPARDVAEILRERVQGAPGISGVEVTGPGFLNFTLDGDDGLAALVGAIGASGTEYGHGDALAGVSASFVLVEEVRARVVTETVERLLRSQGAEVGARAASGETLHVVPVPAADRDLFARLGSDAARWALLRAAPHDRARCTGSDELLVQQESNPLFRVRYAYARTRALSRNAQQLGFCGAYEESVDAPVLGALLADHPGVLAAAARHREPDRLARQLEAVAQAFFDFHDGAAPLPVGDEKPSAAHRSRLALAEAAGTVLAGGLSLLGISAPEVL, encoded by the coding sequence GTGACCCCCGCCGATCTCTCCAGGACCGTGCTGCACGCCGTGCGCCGCGCGGTCGACGAGGACGCCTTGCGCGCGCCCGTGCCCGCGCGCGTGCGGGTGGAGCGGACACGACCGGGCGGGCGTGGGGACTACGCCACTGCCGTCGCCCTCCAGTTGGCCAAACCCGCCGCGCTGCCGGCCAGGGATGTGGCCGAGATTCTTCGGGAGCGGGTGCAGGGGGCGCCGGGGATCAGTGGTGTCGAGGTCACCGGGCCCGGGTTCCTGAACTTCACCCTGGACGGTGACGACGGCCTGGCCGCCCTTGTCGGCGCCATTGGGGCGAGCGGTACCGAGTACGGGCACGGGGACGCCCTCGCCGGTGTATCCGCCTCGTTCGTACTCGTCGAGGAGGTGCGCGCCCGTGTCGTCACCGAGACCGTCGAGCGGCTGCTCCGGTCTCAGGGGGCGGAAGTCGGGGCGCGGGCGGCCAGCGGGGAGACGCTGCATGTGGTGCCCGTGCCCGCCGCGGACCGCGATCTCTTCGCGCGGCTCGGGAGCGACGCCGCGCGCTGGGCACTGCTGCGGGCCGCCCCGCACGACCGGGCCCGGTGCACAGGGAGCGATGAGCTCCTCGTGCAGCAGGAAAGCAATCCGTTGTTCCGGGTGCGGTACGCGTACGCCCGGACCCGGGCCTTGAGCCGGAACGCTCAGCAGCTCGGGTTCTGTGGCGCCTACGAGGAGAGTGTGGACGCGCCCGTGCTCGGCGCACTCCTCGCCGACCATCCCGGTGTGCTCGCCGCCGCCGCCCGCCACCGTGAGCCCGACCGGCTCGCCCGGCAGCTGGAAGCGGTCGCGCAGGCCTTCTTCGACTTCCACGACGGCGCCGCCCCGCTCCCCGTCGGTGACGAGAAACCCTCGGCCGCCCACCGCTCCCGGCTCGCCCTCGCCGAAGCAGCCGGGACGGTGCTGGCAGGCGGCCTGTCCCTGCTCGGCATCAGCGCACCCGAAGTCCTCTGA
- a CDS encoding response regulator yields the protein MSGACGRVLVVDDNKVIRQLIRVNLELEGFEVVTAADGVECLDLVHRVCPDVITLDVVMPRLDGLQTATRLRSDPRTRHLPVAVISACTPYEVDSGVAAGVDAFLAKPFEPSELVRLVRQLMDREDPSSVDGRHGAGRAESAAG from the coding sequence GTGTCAGGGGCGTGTGGCCGCGTGCTTGTTGTCGACGACAACAAGGTCATCCGGCAGTTGATCAGGGTCAATCTTGAGCTTGAGGGCTTCGAGGTCGTGACCGCGGCCGATGGTGTCGAGTGTCTGGATCTGGTGCATCGGGTCTGTCCCGATGTGATCACGCTCGATGTCGTCATGCCCCGGCTGGACGGTCTGCAGACCGCCACCAGATTGCGCTCCGATCCGCGGACCAGACATCTGCCCGTGGCGGTCATCAGTGCGTGTACGCCTTACGAGGTGGACAGCGGGGTCGCCGCAGGCGTCGATGCGTTCCTGGCGAAGCCCTTCGAGCCGAGCGAGCTGGTGCGGCTCGTACGGCAGTTGATGGACAGGGAGGACCCGTCGTCGGTCGACGGCAGACACGGCGCCGGGAGGGCGGAGAGCGCCGCAGGGTGA
- a CDS encoding GNAT family N-acetyltransferase, producing the protein MRSPGVQLREITDDNRDAVRALRVRRGQKQFVASVSKSLKEATKKPEANPWYRALYRDDEPVGFVMLSWKPPAGPYQGRHFIWRLLVDKRYQGRGIGREALTQITALVRADGATELLTSYEPGDGEPWPFYQKFGFEPTGEIDDGEIVLRLTFPTR; encoded by the coding sequence ATGAGGTCCCCAGGCGTGCAGCTGCGGGAGATCACCGACGACAACCGGGATGCTGTTCGTGCCCTCCGCGTCCGGCGTGGCCAGAAGCAGTTCGTCGCCTCCGTGTCCAAGTCGCTCAAGGAGGCGACGAAGAAACCAGAGGCCAATCCCTGGTACCGCGCCCTGTACCGCGACGACGAGCCGGTCGGCTTCGTGATGCTGTCGTGGAAACCGCCGGCTGGTCCTTACCAAGGGCGGCACTTCATCTGGCGCCTCCTCGTCGACAAGCGGTACCAGGGGCGAGGGATCGGCCGAGAGGCGCTCACGCAGATCACCGCCCTGGTTCGCGCGGACGGCGCCACCGAGCTGCTGACCAGCTACGAGCCCGGCGACGGCGAACCGTGGCCCTTCTATCAGAAGTTCGGGTTCGAGCCCACCGGGGAGATCGACGACGGCGAGATCGTTCTGCGGCTCACCTTCCCCACTCGGTGA